Proteins from a single region of Syntrophales bacterium:
- a CDS encoding GAF domain-containing protein: MPAKKKEGKDYFQTIKTVSRALGTTMERDKLLDLVVRSAVETMDGKAAALFLADEKTNRFVPVAQKGLSRKYHHAGPESVGQVPKEIMKNGYLHYRDAVNDKRLANRDLKKAEGIGSILAVPVLVKDRPIGILSLYTAKIRDFSDDEIEFLTTLAEQGGMAIEHARLLETIRAYIRISLELISDINSSLDIRVILQTLTEKMARALDLKAASIRLLNDDKTELRLVASYGLSEKYLHKGPVYAEQSIAEALSGVPVIVRDAAKDKGVQYRKEKKEEGIVSILCVPIKAREGVIGVLRLYTNAPREFSDQDIQLVSVLAHQGGLAIQNASLFMMLQDDLKGMKDDAWSHRCWF, translated from the coding sequence ATGCCTGCGAAGAAAAAGGAAGGGAAGGATTATTTCCAGACGATCAAGACGGTCAGCCGCGCCCTGGGAACCACCATGGAGAGGGACAAGCTTCTCGACCTGGTCGTCCGGAGCGCCGTGGAGACCATGGACGGCAAGGCGGCCGCCCTGTTCCTGGCGGATGAAAAGACGAACCGGTTTGTACCGGTCGCCCAGAAGGGACTCTCCCGGAAGTACCATCATGCCGGCCCGGAGAGCGTGGGCCAGGTCCCGAAGGAGATCATGAAGAATGGGTACCTTCACTACCGGGACGCGGTGAACGACAAGCGCCTGGCGAACCGGGACCTCAAGAAGGCAGAGGGGATCGGCTCCATCCTGGCGGTGCCGGTCCTGGTGAAGGACCGGCCCATCGGAATCCTCTCCCTCTACACGGCAAAGATCCGCGACTTCTCCGACGATGAAATCGAGTTCCTCACCACCCTGGCCGAGCAGGGGGGAATGGCGATTGAACACGCGCGTCTCCTGGAGACGATCCGCGCCTACATCCGCATCTCCCTGGAGCTGATATCGGACATCAACTCGAGCCTCGACATCCGGGTGATTCTCCAGACCCTGACGGAGAAGATGGCCAGGGCCCTCGACCTGAAGGCCGCCAGCATCCGCCTGCTGAACGACGACAAGACGGAGTTGCGCCTCGTCGCCAGTTACGGCCTGAGCGAGAAGTACCTCCACAAGGGTCCGGTCTACGCCGAGCAGAGCATTGCCGAGGCGCTCTCGGGGGTGCCCGTGATCGTCCGGGACGCCGCCAAGGACAAAGGAGTCCAGTACCGCAAAGAGAAGAAGGAGGAGGGCATCGTTTCGATCCTCTGCGTTCCCATCAAGGCCAGGGAGGGCGTCATCGGCGTGCTTCGCCTCTACACGAACGCTCCCCGGGAGTTCTCGGACCAGGACATCCAGCTGGTGTCGGTCCTGGCCCATCAGGGCGGCCTGGCGATCCAGAACGCGAGCCTCTTCATGATGCTCCAGGATGATTTGAAGGGGATGAAGGACGACGCGTGGAGTCATCGCTGCTGGTTCTGA
- a CDS encoding fused MFS/spermidine synthase, which produces MNPSPFRRTARTILTVHVFLGAFLLFSLEPMTGRLLLPIMGGTIQVWLVCLMFFQGMLLAGYLYAHLYAARAGAGHLLLLLVPLAFLPLSIPSAPDPAAPLASLLRLLALHVAVPFGILSTTAVVAQLWLSRSALGGGTNVFVLYGASNAGSLLGLLAYPFLVEPYLGLAAQGRIWTAGYILYGILAAAAWLLLRPQKRLPEEAETSGPAAGAASEGGNWIPWILLSALPSAFLLTVTNVIAVEVGSYPLVWILPLALYLASFVVVFRDGPGLPGSLRLLWPEILLAALLLYLLTSPRLTYLAAHLAVLFVLCLLANDALYRLRPPPARLTGYYLVIALGGALGGAAISLGAPLAFGGLYEYPLTVLALGGVLAWIQRRDLAEFWRHSTGVMKSMRAAGLGVLAGMILLGAWSVGSFQEKERLRNYYGILRVVEEAAGSDAPRGVRTLIHGSTLHGTQFLDESRRRKPTLYYGENRGLGDVFAGLPVPRRVGAVGLGAGTVAAYGRPGDRIDFFEIDPDVETVARRWFTYLADTQARVRVFPGDGRLSLERAAGGEEGYDLLFVDAFSGDGIPTHLLTVEAVEGYRKRLSADGLMVFHLSNRYYDLRPVVKAIAGSMGLIGAVKVAGPDPADGRYRLTTVYVALAAAPGRLDALTERGWIPFRADDGIPACRPWTDDYVNVLVPLAAKIRAGQL; this is translated from the coding sequence ATGAACCCTTCGCCGTTCCGTCGGACGGCGCGCACGATCCTGACCGTCCACGTTTTTCTCGGCGCGTTCCTCCTGTTTTCCCTGGAGCCGATGACGGGGCGTCTCCTCCTGCCCATCATGGGCGGAACCATCCAGGTCTGGCTGGTCTGCCTGATGTTCTTCCAGGGAATGCTCCTGGCGGGTTACCTCTATGCCCATCTGTACGCCGCCCGGGCCGGCGCCGGCCATCTCCTGCTCCTCCTGGTCCCGCTGGCTTTTCTTCCCCTGTCGATTCCTTCGGCCCCCGACCCGGCAGCACCCCTGGCGTCGCTCCTCCGTCTGCTCGCGCTCCATGTGGCCGTCCCATTCGGCATTCTGTCCACCACCGCCGTGGTGGCCCAGCTCTGGCTGTCCCGCTCCGCCCTGGGCGGCGGAACCAATGTCTTCGTCCTCTATGGTGCATCCAACGCCGGTTCGCTTCTTGGACTGCTGGCCTATCCCTTCCTGGTGGAGCCGTACCTCGGCCTGGCGGCCCAGGGACGGATCTGGACCGCCGGCTACATTCTTTATGGGATCCTCGCAGCGGCCGCCTGGCTCCTCCTTCGACCGCAAAAGCGGCTGCCGGAGGAAGCGGAGACGTCCGGTCCGGCGGCCGGTGCCGCTTCGGAGGGGGGGAACTGGATCCCCTGGATTCTCCTGAGCGCACTGCCTTCCGCCTTCCTCCTGACGGTGACCAACGTCATCGCCGTGGAAGTCGGCTCCTATCCGCTTGTCTGGATCCTCCCGCTGGCCCTGTACCTGGCCAGCTTTGTCGTTGTCTTCCGGGACGGACCGGGACTTCCGGGCAGTTTGAGACTCCTGTGGCCGGAGATCCTGCTGGCGGCACTCCTGCTCTACCTGCTGACGTCGCCCCGGCTGACGTACCTGGCGGCGCACCTGGCGGTCCTCTTCGTCCTCTGCCTGCTGGCCAACGACGCGCTGTACCGGCTCCGGCCGCCGCCGGCCCGCCTGACGGGATACTACCTGGTGATCGCCCTTGGCGGCGCCCTCGGCGGCGCCGCCATCAGCCTCGGCGCCCCGCTCGCGTTCGGCGGCCTCTACGAATACCCGCTGACGGTCCTTGCCCTGGGTGGGGTCTTGGCGTGGATTCAGCGAAGGGACCTGGCGGAGTTCTGGAGACACTCGACGGGGGTCATGAAGAGCATGCGGGCGGCAGGCCTTGGCGTCCTGGCAGGGATGATCCTGCTGGGCGCCTGGTCGGTGGGCTCCTTCCAGGAAAAGGAGCGTCTGCGGAATTACTACGGCATTCTCCGGGTGGTGGAAGAGGCCGCTGGTTCCGACGCCCCCCGGGGGGTCCGGACGCTCATACACGGATCCACGCTCCACGGCACCCAGTTTCTCGACGAATCGAGGCGCAGGAAGCCTACCCTGTATTATGGAGAAAACCGGGGGTTGGGAGACGTCTTTGCGGGGCTGCCCGTTCCCCGGAGAGTGGGTGCCGTCGGGCTCGGGGCGGGAACCGTGGCGGCCTACGGGCGGCCCGGGGACCGGATCGACTTCTTCGAGATCGACCCCGACGTGGAGACGGTTGCCCGGCGCTGGTTCACCTACCTGGCCGATACACAGGCCCGGGTGCGGGTCTTCCCGGGGGACGGACGGCTGTCCCTGGAGCGGGCCGCGGGGGGAGAAGAAGGCTACGATCTTCTGTTCGTCGATGCCTTCAGCGGCGATGGCATTCCAACCCACCTGCTGACGGTGGAGGCTGTCGAGGGATACCGGAAGCGGCTGTCCGCGGACGGGCTGATGGTCTTTCACCTCTCCAACCGCTATTACGACCTCCGGCCGGTCGTGAAGGCGATTGCCGGGAGCATGGGTCTGATAGGGGCCGTGAAGGTGGCGGGTCCCGATCCCGCCGATGGCCGCTACCGTCTGACAACGGTCTACGTGGCCCTGGCGGCGGCGCCCGGCCGGCTGGATGCGCTTACGGAACGGGGAT
- a CDS encoding poly(R)-hydroxyalkanoic acid synthase subunit PhaE — MSAEQEGRSRSEFPLADWIKQSQELWTSWMQVASQARGVPDPEERQPGKAEAGAGRGRMQENWETAFRMWKALSSATSDPTTADAAVKGLGTLPDFYMKLAQAGWLAVMKAQERMVEKAGKIGQKTEAYQFEAIDQNLINAWKEIYEEEVRQFYKIPQLGLTRYYQERFNECLDQMNLFQAALSEFLYVLSVPVEKTTKVFQEKLETLQSEGKIPEKSRDYYQLWLRILEGHYMTLFQSPEYLEALRNVLGQLDSFIASKNLVLQDVLQFLPVPTNKEMDELIKDLHVFKRRVRELERRVKALEKGSAPAAG; from the coding sequence ATGAGTGCTGAACAGGAGGGGCGTAGCCGGTCGGAGTTTCCGCTGGCCGACTGGATCAAGCAGTCCCAGGAACTCTGGACGAGCTGGATGCAGGTGGCGTCCCAGGCCCGGGGAGTCCCGGATCCGGAGGAGCGGCAGCCGGGAAAGGCGGAAGCGGGAGCGGGCCGGGGGCGCATGCAGGAGAACTGGGAGACGGCCTTCCGGATGTGGAAGGCTCTCTCGAGCGCCACCAGCGATCCGACCACCGCCGATGCCGCCGTCAAGGGGCTTGGAACCCTGCCCGATTTTTACATGAAGCTGGCGCAGGCCGGCTGGCTGGCCGTCATGAAGGCCCAGGAGCGGATGGTCGAGAAGGCCGGCAAGATCGGGCAGAAGACCGAAGCCTACCAGTTTGAAGCCATCGACCAGAACCTGATCAACGCCTGGAAAGAAATATACGAGGAGGAGGTGCGGCAGTTTTACAAGATTCCCCAGTTGGGCCTGACCCGCTACTACCAGGAGCGGTTCAACGAGTGCCTGGACCAGATGAACCTCTTCCAGGCGGCCCTGTCGGAATTCCTTTACGTCCTCTCCGTGCCGGTGGAGAAAACCACCAAGGTCTTCCAGGAGAAGCTGGAGACGCTCCAGAGCGAAGGGAAGATTCCCGAGAAGTCCCGGGACTACTATCAACTCTGGCTCCGGATCCTCGAGGGACACTACATGACGCTGTTCCAGTCTCCCGAGTACCTGGAGGCCCTGCGCAACGTGCTCGGCCAGCTGGATTCCTTCATCGCATCGAAGAACCTGGTCCTGCAGGACGTGCTCCAGTTCCTGCCGGTGCCCACGAACAAGGAGATGGATGAACTGATCAAGGACCTGCATGTCTTCAAGCGGCGCGTCCGGGAACTGGAACGAAGGGTGAAGGCCCTCGAAAAAGGATCCGCCCCCGCCGCCGGATAG
- a CDS encoding MaoC family dehydratase, translating to MMGITIDRMKVGDAAELSKTVSETDVYLYAGISGDFNPAHLDEAYAGKTFFKGRIAHGMLSAGFISALLGTRLPGPGTIYLRQELNFLAPVRMGDTITARVEVAELTPDKNRARLKTTCRNQEGTVVLDGEAVVMPPKAPKS from the coding sequence ATGATGGGCATCACCATCGACCGGATGAAGGTCGGAGACGCCGCCGAGCTTTCCAAGACCGTCTCGGAGACGGATGTTTACCTGTATGCCGGCATCAGCGGCGACTTCAATCCGGCTCACCTGGACGAAGCCTATGCCGGGAAGACCTTCTTCAAGGGCCGCATCGCCCACGGCATGCTCTCGGCGGGCTTCATCTCGGCCCTCCTGGGGACGAGGCTGCCGGGGCCGGGGACCATCTACCTGCGTCAGGAGCTGAACTTTCTGGCGCCCGTCCGCATGGGGGACACGATTACGGCACGGGTGGAGGTGGCGGAGCTGACCCCCGACAAGAACAGGGCCCGCCTGAAGACGACCTGCCGGAACCAGGAGGGGACCGTCGTGCTGGACGGGGAGGCCGTCGTCATGCCGCCGAAGGCTCCGAAATCGTGA
- the phaC gene encoding class III poly(R)-hydroxyalkanoic acid synthase subunit PhaC, whose translation MEQPKISLDLILTSLAEDAEKAQERVTKASEVLLSPLYTDLATTPYDVVWQEDRVKLKHYRTDIEKSLKTPLLVVYALINRETMLDLQPDRSVVRTFMNNGLDLYMLDWGYATRKDRYLTIDDHVNGYIDGAVDFIRERTGVEKINLMGICMGGTFCVIYSAQHPEKIRNLVTTVTPSSFDTTKGLLHSWMRAIDVDRLVDTFANLPGDIMNLGFLLLNPARLMIDKYIGFFENMDNKAFVENFVRMEKWIFDSPDVPGETFRQFVKDLYHGNLLIQSKMMVGGKRVDLKRITMPLLNFYGRYDHLVPPEACEQLTKAVGSKDTEDICLDTGHIGIYVSSKTQREFAPKIIRWLKERDGAPAAAKKSAKRAGVLVVKASPAAKATKGKGKSSTKPAKPPARGGRAPADRMTGRESMEAR comes from the coding sequence ATGGAACAGCCGAAGATCTCCCTGGACCTGATCCTGACCAGCCTGGCGGAAGACGCCGAAAAGGCGCAGGAGCGCGTGACCAAGGCCTCGGAAGTCCTCCTGAGCCCGCTCTATACCGACCTGGCCACAACGCCCTACGACGTGGTCTGGCAGGAGGACCGGGTCAAGCTCAAGCATTACCGGACGGACATCGAGAAGTCCCTGAAGACACCGCTCCTGGTGGTGTATGCCCTCATCAACCGGGAGACCATGCTGGACCTTCAGCCCGACCGGAGCGTCGTCCGGACCTTCATGAACAACGGGCTGGATCTCTACATGCTGGACTGGGGCTACGCGACGCGCAAGGACCGGTATCTGACCATCGACGATCACGTGAACGGCTACATCGACGGGGCCGTGGACTTCATCCGGGAGCGGACCGGCGTGGAGAAGATCAACCTCATGGGGATCTGCATGGGCGGTACGTTCTGCGTCATCTACTCGGCCCAGCATCCCGAAAAGATCCGGAACCTCGTCACCACCGTGACCCCCTCCAGCTTCGACACCACGAAGGGGCTGCTGCACAGCTGGATGCGGGCCATCGACGTGGACCGGCTGGTGGACACGTTCGCAAACCTGCCGGGCGACATCATGAACCTGGGATTCCTGCTCCTCAACCCGGCCCGGTTGATGATCGACAAGTACATCGGCTTCTTCGAGAACATGGACAACAAGGCCTTCGTGGAGAATTTCGTCCGGATGGAGAAGTGGATCTTCGACAGCCCCGACGTCCCCGGGGAGACCTTCCGGCAGTTCGTCAAGGATCTCTATCACGGGAATCTCCTCATCCAGAGCAAAATGATGGTGGGCGGTAAGCGGGTGGACCTGAAGCGGATCACCATGCCGCTCCTCAACTTCTACGGCCGGTACGACCACCTGGTTCCCCCGGAGGCCTGTGAGCAGCTGACGAAGGCGGTGGGAAGCAAGGACACGGAGGACATCTGCCTGGACACGGGGCACATCGGGATCTACGTCAGCTCCAAGACCCAGCGGGAGTTCGCCCCGAAGATCATCCGGTGGCTCAAGGAGAGGGACGGTGCTCCCGCGGCGGCTAAAAAATCCGCAAAGCGAGCGGGCGTGCTGGTCGTGAAGGCCTCGCCGGCGGCGAAGGCAACAAAGGGGAAGGGGAAATCCAGTACGAAACCGGCGAAGCCGCCAGCCCGGGGCGGCCGTGCACCGGCGGACCGGATGACGGGCCGCGAATCCATGGAAGCGAGGTAG